CCAGGACTGGCTCGTCCTCGAGCTGACCGGCAGCGCCACGGCCGTCGGCATCACCGTGGCGATGCAGTTCGCCCCGATGCTCTTCTTCGGCCTGCTCGGCGGGGTGATCGTCGACCGCTTCTCGAAGCGTGCCCTCATGCTCGTGACCCAGAGCGTCTTCGCCGTGCTCAGCCTGGGGCTCGCCGCCCTGACCCTCGCCGGCGTGGTCGAGGCCTTGCACGTCTTCGCCATCGCCTTCGCCACGGGCCTGGTGACCGTCGTCGACAACCCGGCCCGCCAGGTGATCGTCACCGAACTCGTCGGCCACACCCACCTCCGCAACGCGATCAGCGTGAACTCGAGCGTGTTCCAGCTCGGGGGCATGGTCGGCCCCGCGATCGCCGGCGTGCTGCTGCTGGCGGTCGGCGCGGGCTGGGCGTTCGTCGTCAACGGCGTCGCCTGCCTCGTGGTCGTCGTGATGCTGACCATGCTGCGGACGGCGCAGATGACGCGCGTCACCTCGTCCGCCCGAGGACGCGGCCAGTTGCGGCAGGGCCTCGCCTACGCCCGCTCGAAGCCGACGATCGTCGTGCCCGTGCTGCTCGTCGGCGTCTACGCCGTCTTCGGCCTCACGATGCCCGTGCTGCTGGCGTCGTTCGCGGCGGACGTCTACGACGTCGGGCCGGGTGGCTACGGCCTGTTCAACTCGATGATCGCCGTCGGGGCGTTGACCGGCGCCCTGCTGTCGACGCGGCGCGCGACCATCCGGCTGCGGACCATCGTCCTCGGCGTGCTCGTCACCGGTGTGCTGCAGGCCGTGGCCGGGTCGATGCCGTCACTCGTGCCGTTCGCCGTCGTGCTCGTCGGCGTCGGGCTCGCCTCGCTGCTGTTCTTGACGGCCGCGAACCAGCTGGTGCAGATGTCGAGCAACATCGCGATCCGGGGGCGCGTCATGTCGCTGTACATCCTCGTCCTGCTCGGTGGGCAGGCGATCGGTGGACCGCTCATGGGCGTGATCGTCGAGACGTTCGGCACGCACGTCGGCATGATCGTCTCGGGCGGCGTGCCCGCCGTCGCCGCCGCCGTGACGGCGCTGGTACTCGCCCGGCGGGGGCAGCTGACCCTGCAGGTGCGCACGCGGTGGCACGTGCCCGTCGTCACGATCGAGCATCGCTAGGCACGGCCGACGCGCCCGATCGCCGAAGCGGGCGTGTTCGTCGGTCCTGGTCGTGCGCGAGCGCCCGTCCGGCACGGACTCGCCCGGGTTCGGCGGGCGTCAGGCCGTCGAACCGTCAGACAGTCAGGCCGCGGGTGAGGGCGGCGACGACGTCGCCCATGAGTTCGCCGGCCGCCTGCTCGCCCGTGGCCGGCCAGTCGAAGGCGACGCCGAGGGTGATGCAGATGAGCACGCGGGCCAACGTCCGCGGCTCGAGCCCGGTCACCTGCACGGCCTGCCCCTGGAAGACCTCCTCGACGAGGCCGTGCAGGGCGTCGAGCACCTCGCGGCGCTGGCGGACGAAGTCGGCCATGACCTCGGGGTGGGAGAGGGCGTGGGCCCGGAACTCGCTCATCAGCGCGAAGTCCTCGACCTGTCCGGGGCCGTAGGGCGCGAACGCCGTGCCGATCTTCTCCGGCAACTGGT
This genomic interval from Frigoribacterium sp. Leaf415 contains the following:
- a CDS encoding MFS transporter, translated to MSAPPRPDFPPTAPLPISTARPPWRHTFIALSVPNFRLWTAGNVVAMTAGWMQRIAQDWLVLELTGSATAVGITVAMQFAPMLFFGLLGGVIVDRFSKRALMLVTQSVFAVLSLGLAALTLAGVVEALHVFAIAFATGLVTVVDNPARQVIVTELVGHTHLRNAISVNSSVFQLGGMVGPAIAGVLLLAVGAGWAFVVNGVACLVVVVMLTMLRTAQMTRVTSSARGRGQLRQGLAYARSKPTIVVPVLLVGVYAVFGLTMPVLLASFAADVYDVGPGGYGLFNSMIAVGALTGALLSTRRATIRLRTIVLGVLVTGVLQAVAGSMPSLVPFAVVLVGVGLASLLFLTAANQLVQMSSNIAIRGRVMSLYILVLLGGQAIGGPLMGVIVETFGTHVGMIVSGGVPAVAAAVTALVLARRGQLTLQVRTRWHVPVVTIEHR
- a CDS encoding TetR/AcrR family transcriptional regulator, with protein sequence MATNDGAPVPRIPRAEVKQRLLDAAADLFSRRGVHATTLDDVARAAGFSKGAVYSNFSSKDDLVRSLMRRETDGALGALQGMFFPGTSLDQLPEKIGTAFAPYGPGQVEDFALMSEFRAHALSHPEVMADFVRQRREVLDALHGLVEEVFQGQAVQVTGLEPRTLARVLICITLGVAFDWPATGEQAAGELMGDVVAALTRGLTV